The Pseudofrankia inefficax genome window below encodes:
- a CDS encoding transglycosylase: MAAGALVTTGGVLAAASPASAASGSTVSDVTIAKAAKRAGLAGCRGVPASTWVAIALAESRGNTHAHATGIEDSRGLWQVNLWANSDLVGGRNLYDVSNNAWAAKRVCARQGPTAWSTYTNGAYKHFLARGHAAAAKA; encoded by the coding sequence ATGGCGGCGGGCGCCCTCGTCACCACCGGTGGCGTCCTGGCGGCTGCGTCGCCGGCTAGCGCCGCCTCCGGCAGCACCGTCTCCGACGTCACGATCGCGAAGGCGGCGAAGCGGGCCGGCCTGGCCGGCTGCCGCGGCGTTCCGGCCAGCACCTGGGTGGCCATCGCGCTGGCCGAGTCCAGGGGCAACACCCACGCCCACGCGACCGGTATCGAGGACTCGCGCGGCCTGTGGCAGGTCAACCTCTGGGCCAACAGCGACCTGGTCGGCGGCCGCAACCTGTACGACGTGTCCAACAACGCCTGGGCCGCCAAGCGCGTCTGCGCCCGCCAGGGCCCGACCGCCTGGTCGACCTACACCAACGGCGCCTACAAGCACTTCCTGGCCCGCGGCCACGCGGCCGCCGCGAAGGCCTGA
- a CDS encoding transglycosylase, whose product MSNRRNRTSSLRSRLAALAAAGAVVTTGGVLAAAAPASAAPGSHGATSTVSDTAIAQAAKRSGLAGCRGVSTGTWVAIALAESRGNTHAHATGIEDSRGLWQVNLWANSDLVGGRNLYDVSTNAWAAKRVCTRQGPTAWSTYTNGAYKAYLGRGASAAARA is encoded by the coding sequence TTGTCGAACCGACGCAACCGCACGAGCAGCCTGCGTAGCCGCCTCGCCGCCCTCGCGGCAGCGGGAGCGGTCGTCACCACCGGTGGCGTCCTCGCGGCTGCCGCTCCGGCGAGCGCCGCGCCCGGCAGTCACGGTGCGACCAGCACCGTCTCCGACACCGCTATCGCCCAGGCCGCCAAGCGGTCCGGCCTGGCCGGCTGCCGCGGCGTGTCCACCGGAACCTGGGTGGCCATCGCGCTGGCGGAGTCCCGCGGCAACACCCACGCCCACGCGACCGGTATCGAGGACTCGCGCGGCCTGTGGCAGGTCAACCTCTGGGCCAACAGCGACCTCGTCGGCGGGCGCAACCTGTACGACGTCTCGACGAACGCCTGGGCCGCCAAGCGCGTCTGCACGCGCCAGGGCCCGACCGCCTGGTCGACGTACACCAACGGCGCCTACAAGGCGTACCTCGGCCGAGGTGCCTCCGCCGCTGCCCGCGCCTAG
- a CDS encoding transglycosylase family protein: protein MVATPVLAAAVVGTGLVATQPASASARPSAAHFLSAVVPCESGGNPRAVNSIGAGGLFQFLPSTWHGLGGKGLPQNASVSEQWAKAYKLYAQQGTSPWYASKGCWGHKI from the coding sequence ATGGTCGCCACTCCGGTGCTGGCCGCGGCGGTGGTCGGGACCGGTCTGGTCGCCACCCAGCCCGCCTCCGCCTCGGCCCGGCCGTCGGCGGCGCACTTCCTCTCGGCCGTCGTGCCGTGTGAGTCCGGGGGCAACCCCCGCGCGGTGAACTCGATCGGTGCCGGTGGGCTGTTCCAGTTCCTGCCCTCGACCTGGCACGGCCTCGGCGGCAAGGGCCTCCCGCAGAACGCCTCGGTCTCCGAGCAGTGGGCCAAGGCCTACAAGCTCTACGCCCAGCAGGGCACCAGCCCGTGGTACGCCTCGAAGGGCTGCTGGGGCCACAAGATCTGA
- a CDS encoding phosphocholine-specific phospholipase C, which translates to MSQRKSDSHAPEASGDSASGSPGSAGSPGSPGEAPASRGVSRRHVLIAGAATAVTAGVAGGVGATLASGGSTPASATSDTALTGTIKDVRHVVILMQENRSFDHYLGTLPGVRGFGDKQVLEYPGGGDIFHQPDPARPDGGFLLPFRMDSSRYNGQNAGDLDHSWEGGHKALNNGAWNGWVGAKTERTMGYFTRDDIPYQHALASAFTVCDHYFCSVLGPTTPNRLYQWAGNIDPNGGHGGPVTSNPADYIGALSYGTYAEKLFGAGVSFRTYANDEVGDSGLHPYLGDYGDNPLWLFSQYHDALTSTDPARQKLAAQAGLHDGWKPASDRGLDVSYLLRDFVADAKAGTLPTVSYVVAPYGWSEHPAASPDYGGHYVNQVVQAVLANPTLWAQTVILVNYDENDGFFDHVVPPLPEPGTAGEFVGGLPIGLGTRVPMTVVSPWSRGGWVNSQVFDHTSVIRFLEQVTGVRLDGISAWRRTVAGDLTSAFDFGRPDFSIPSGKVVPTLAATKALTLAADADNLKPPVPLPLPGAQALPTQTGSARHRALPYRQTANATIDIASGNVTVTLSNKGSVGVNHLVYPNKVLPFAATPYTLAPGGQATHTWPGGTTPDRTYDLSVYGPDRFLRRFAGDATGTSPVVSADLVLGKVLGLKLTLGNPSRGPLAFTLTANDFVTRTQTLTVNAGATSTVTWPVDQWGYYDVVVTSLGGFRYRFAGRVG; encoded by the coding sequence ATGAGCCAACGGAAGTCCGACTCCCACGCTCCCGAGGCCAGCGGAGACTCCGCCTCAGGCTCCCCCGGCTCCGCAGGCTCCCCCGGCTCGCCCGGCGAGGCGCCGGCCAGCCGGGGCGTCTCCCGCCGCCACGTCCTGATCGCGGGGGCCGCCACCGCGGTCACCGCGGGCGTCGCCGGTGGCGTCGGCGCGACCCTCGCGAGCGGCGGCTCGACGCCCGCGAGCGCGACGAGCGACACGGCCCTCACGGGGACGATCAAGGACGTCAGGCACGTGGTGATCCTCATGCAGGAGAACCGCTCGTTCGACCACTACCTCGGCACGCTGCCCGGCGTGCGCGGCTTCGGGGACAAGCAGGTCCTCGAGTACCCCGGCGGCGGCGACATCTTCCACCAGCCGGACCCGGCGAGGCCCGACGGTGGCTTCCTGCTGCCGTTCCGGATGGACAGCTCGCGGTACAACGGGCAGAACGCCGGCGACCTCGACCACTCCTGGGAAGGTGGCCACAAGGCGCTGAACAACGGGGCGTGGAACGGCTGGGTCGGGGCGAAGACCGAGCGCACCATGGGCTACTTCACCCGGGACGACATCCCCTACCAGCACGCCCTGGCCAGCGCGTTCACGGTCTGCGACCACTACTTCTGCTCCGTGCTCGGCCCGACGACGCCGAACCGCCTCTACCAGTGGGCCGGGAACATCGACCCGAACGGCGGCCACGGCGGGCCCGTCACGTCGAACCCGGCCGACTACATCGGGGCGCTCAGCTACGGCACGTACGCCGAGAAGCTGTTCGGGGCGGGCGTCAGCTTCAGGACGTACGCCAACGACGAGGTCGGCGACTCGGGCCTGCACCCGTACCTGGGCGACTACGGCGACAACCCGCTCTGGCTGTTCTCCCAGTACCACGACGCGCTCACCTCGACGGACCCGGCGCGGCAGAAGCTGGCGGCGCAGGCCGGCCTGCACGACGGCTGGAAGCCGGCGTCCGACCGGGGCCTGGACGTCTCCTACCTGCTGCGTGACTTCGTCGCCGACGCGAAGGCGGGCACGCTGCCGACCGTCTCCTATGTGGTCGCCCCCTACGGCTGGTCGGAGCACCCGGCGGCGAGCCCGGACTACGGCGGCCATTACGTCAACCAGGTCGTGCAGGCGGTGCTCGCGAACCCGACGCTGTGGGCGCAGACCGTCATCCTGGTCAACTACGACGAGAACGACGGCTTCTTCGACCACGTCGTGCCGCCACTGCCCGAGCCGGGCACCGCGGGCGAGTTCGTCGGCGGCCTGCCGATCGGTCTCGGCACCCGGGTCCCGATGACGGTCGTCTCGCCGTGGTCACGCGGCGGCTGGGTCAACTCGCAGGTGTTCGACCACACCTCGGTCATCCGGTTCCTGGAGCAGGTCACCGGGGTGCGCCTCGACGGTATCTCGGCCTGGCGGCGCACGGTCGCCGGCGACCTGACCAGCGCGTTCGACTTCGGCCGGCCCGACTTCAGCATCCCGTCGGGCAAGGTCGTGCCGACCCTGGCGGCGACGAAGGCGCTCACGCTCGCGGCCGACGCGGACAACCTCAAGCCGCCCGTCCCGCTGCCGCTGCCCGGCGCCCAGGCGCTGCCGACGCAGACCGGTTCGGCCCGGCACCGGGCACTGCCGTACCGGCAGACCGCGAACGCCACCATCGACATCGCGTCCGGCAACGTCACGGTGACGCTGTCCAACAAGGGCTCCGTCGGGGTGAACCACCTCGTCTACCCGAACAAGGTGCTGCCGTTCGCCGCGACGCCCTACACCCTGGCCCCGGGCGGGCAGGCGACGCACACCTGGCCCGGCGGGACGACGCCGGACCGGACCTACGACCTGAGCGTCTACGGCCCGGACCGGTTCCTGCGCCGGTTCGCCGGCGACGCGACCGGGACGTCGCCGGTGGTCAGCGCCGACCTGGTGCTCGGCAAGGTCCTCGGGCTGAAGCTGACGCTCGGCAACCCGTCACGCGGGCCGCTCGCGTTCACCCTGACCGCCAACGACTTCGTGACGAGGACGCAGACGCTCACGGTCAACGCCGGCGCCACGTCGACGGTCACCTGGCCGGTCGACCAGTGGGGCTACTACGACGTCGTCGTCACCTCGCTCGGGGGCTTCCGCTACCGGTTCGCCGGCCGCGTGGGCTAG
- a CDS encoding DUF7064 domain-containing protein has product MTIDLTGGLDEDWEFVFPRQPDDPEARESVNAWIWDDSGTFGLPRIGVEAVADQWDTHDIQVNLGFADGRVYNVFGPGPVHDPAGPDGRARVLGAGPLSFELVEPYRHLRLRLDGTAVATTSEAQINGWTPWSGGEQVPIRAEIDLHPAAPPWENGSTSDEARHILATQEEGDLIGYPWRFEQLCRASGTITIGDETHQINGGADRIRRQGIRRLAKFWGHVWQAALFPSGRGFGFQVYPPRADGKTTYNEGYVVDGGELIPARVVRAPWLRTLQASGQDVTVVLETAKGTIEVAGETVLSTFMVMPPEVGGGMQLQQGLARYTWDGESAIGMIERSSTPDQMA; this is encoded by the coding sequence GTGACGATCGACCTCACCGGCGGCCTCGACGAGGACTGGGAGTTCGTCTTCCCCCGCCAGCCCGACGATCCCGAGGCCCGCGAGTCGGTCAACGCCTGGATCTGGGACGACAGCGGCACGTTCGGCCTCCCGCGCATCGGCGTCGAGGCCGTCGCCGACCAGTGGGACACCCATGACATCCAGGTCAACCTCGGGTTCGCCGACGGGCGCGTCTACAACGTGTTCGGTCCGGGCCCGGTGCACGACCCGGCCGGCCCGGACGGACGGGCTCGCGTCCTGGGCGCCGGGCCGCTGTCGTTCGAGCTGGTCGAGCCCTACCGCCACCTGCGCCTGCGGCTGGACGGCACCGCGGTCGCGACCACCTCGGAGGCCCAGATCAACGGCTGGACGCCCTGGAGCGGCGGCGAGCAGGTGCCCATCCGGGCCGAGATCGACCTCCACCCGGCCGCGCCGCCCTGGGAGAACGGCTCGACCAGCGACGAGGCGCGCCACATCCTGGCGACCCAGGAGGAGGGCGACCTCATCGGCTACCCCTGGCGGTTCGAGCAGCTGTGCCGGGCCAGCGGCACGATCACCATCGGCGACGAGACCCACCAGATCAACGGCGGAGCCGACCGGATCCGCCGGCAGGGCATCCGGCGGCTGGCGAAGTTCTGGGGCCACGTCTGGCAGGCGGCGCTGTTCCCCAGCGGCCGGGGCTTCGGTTTCCAGGTCTATCCGCCGCGCGCGGACGGCAAGACCACCTACAACGAGGGCTACGTGGTCGACGGCGGCGAACTGATCCCCGCCCGGGTGGTGCGCGCGCCCTGGCTGCGGACCCTGCAGGCCAGCGGCCAGGACGTGACCGTCGTGCTGGAGACCGCGAAGGGCACGATCGAGGTCGCCGGCGAGACGGTGCTCTCGACGTTCATGGTGATGCCACCGGAGGTCGGTGGCGGCATGCAGCTGCAGCAGGGCCTGGCCCGCTACACCTGGGACGGCGAGTCGGCCATCGGCATGATCGAACGATCCAGCACCCCGGACCAGATGGCCTAG
- a CDS encoding sulfotransferase family protein: protein MEDVDGLLAAASAETGLTDFGERTFREGLDLLVDSLRKEARLNAVGEFVLRDMIVRLLRNRLQIEDWYRRHPEIDDEVIERPLIGLGLPRTGSTALAALLGEDPGARSLVAWQAEEPCPPPSTVPAPDPRIARAEAKAAQSRELSPKLSAMQPSSPTGPFEDHDLMGLEFTSQIFQAFAQIPTYSAWLLDADLTSTYRYERRALKLLQWGQERQPWRLKCPTHLIYLRYLDPAFPDARFVMTHRDPTEVLVSVADVYATAAVMFSDEVDQRYLAALNVEQWAVGMRRALEFRDAGNDDRFFDLDFRAMRRDPVGEVRRLYAWLDEPVTPAFEAGMRRWWRENAENREETVHPDPADFGLDLAAVRPLFADYVTRSARWTAPREG, encoded by the coding sequence ATGGAAGACGTCGACGGGCTGCTCGCCGCGGCGAGCGCCGAGACCGGCCTGACCGACTTCGGGGAGCGCACGTTCCGCGAGGGCCTCGACCTGCTGGTGGACTCCTTACGCAAGGAGGCGAGGCTCAACGCCGTCGGGGAGTTCGTCCTGCGCGACATGATCGTCCGGCTGCTGCGCAACCGTCTCCAGATCGAGGACTGGTACCGCCGTCATCCCGAGATCGACGACGAGGTGATCGAGCGCCCCCTGATCGGGCTCGGCCTCCCCCGCACGGGTTCCACCGCGCTGGCCGCGTTGCTCGGCGAGGACCCGGGAGCGCGTTCGCTCGTCGCGTGGCAGGCCGAGGAGCCCTGCCCGCCGCCGTCGACGGTGCCCGCCCCGGATCCACGGATCGCCCGCGCCGAGGCCAAGGCCGCGCAGTCGCGTGAGCTCTCGCCGAAGCTGTCCGCGATGCAGCCGTCCTCACCGACCGGGCCCTTCGAGGACCACGACCTGATGGGCCTCGAGTTCACCTCGCAGATCTTCCAGGCGTTCGCGCAGATCCCGACGTACTCGGCGTGGCTGCTCGACGCCGACCTGACCTCGACCTACCGCTACGAGCGACGGGCCCTGAAGCTGCTGCAGTGGGGCCAGGAACGCCAGCCGTGGCGGCTGAAGTGCCCGACCCACCTGATCTACCTGCGCTACCTCGACCCGGCCTTCCCTGACGCGCGCTTCGTGATGACGCACCGGGACCCGACCGAGGTCCTCGTCTCCGTCGCCGACGTGTACGCCACGGCCGCCGTGATGTTCAGCGACGAGGTCGACCAGCGCTATCTCGCGGCCCTCAACGTCGAGCAGTGGGCGGTCGGGATGCGGCGCGCGCTGGAGTTCCGCGACGCGGGCAACGACGACCGCTTCTTCGACCTGGACTTCCGCGCCATGCGCCGCGACCCGGTCGGCGAGGTGCGCCGTCTGTACGCCTGGCTCGACGAGCCCGTCACCCCGGCGTTCGAGGCCGGGATGCGGCGCTGGTGGCGGGAGAACGCGGAGAACCGGGAGGAGACCGTCCACCCGGACCCGGCCGACTTCGGCCTCGACCTGGCCGCGGTGCGGCCGCTGTTCGCCGACTACGTGACGCGGTCCGCGCGCTGGACCGCACCGAGAGAAGGGTGA
- a CDS encoding cysteine dioxygenase, which yields MPLVHPALLGLTTALPDVPGTSGLALPACAPGDAAAACGNAVTGNAVTGGAVTEDFGSGPVGLAQLLAGGSLAADVLRDEGEPLDLATLTELAGRLAATERLWRPVVRHHADKRWYTRLLLTGVVEVWLIGWSPGQHTAVHDHGGALGALAVADGVVEEDVHAPHGGSWEPRATRRHARGRVVGFGADHVHRVINRTAVAATTVHAYSPPEVPLRYANADGSVAVPAAAAAQLTTGLLAPTAQRRVAATAAR from the coding sequence GTGCCACTCGTCCACCCTGCGCTGCTGGGCCTGACCACGGCCCTTCCCGACGTCCCCGGCACGTCCGGGCTGGCTCTCCCGGCCTGCGCGCCGGGCGACGCGGCGGCGGCGTGCGGGAACGCGGTGACCGGGAACGCGGTGACCGGGGGCGCGGTGACCGAGGACTTCGGGAGCGGCCCTGTGGGCCTGGCCCAGCTGCTCGCGGGCGGGTCGCTCGCGGCCGACGTGCTGCGCGACGAGGGCGAGCCGCTCGACCTCGCGACCCTGACCGAGCTGGCGGGACGGCTCGCGGCGACCGAGCGGCTGTGGCGGCCGGTCGTGCGCCACCACGCCGACAAGCGGTGGTACACCCGGCTGCTGCTGACCGGGGTCGTCGAGGTGTGGCTGATCGGCTGGTCGCCCGGCCAGCACACCGCGGTGCACGACCACGGCGGCGCGCTCGGCGCCCTCGCGGTCGCCGACGGCGTCGTCGAGGAGGACGTGCACGCCCCGCATGGGGGATCCTGGGAGCCGCGCGCGACCCGGCGGCACGCCCGAGGCCGGGTCGTCGGGTTCGGCGCCGACCACGTCCACCGGGTCATCAACCGGACCGCGGTCGCGGCCACCACCGTGCACGCCTACTCCCCACCGGAGGTTCCGTTGCGTTACGCCAACGCGGACGGCTCGGTCGCCGTCCCGGCCGCCGCGGCCGCCCAGCTCACCACGGGGCTGCTCGCGCCCACCGCCCAGCGGCGGGTCGCGGCGACGGCCGCCCGATGA
- a CDS encoding rhodanese-like domain-containing protein, with amino-acid sequence MLARARARLRRVGPVEAAQEIADGALLVDIRPAAQRAAEGEIPDALVIERNVLEWRLDPTSDARLPVATGDDLRVLVICSEGYTSSLAAAALQELGLHRATDVVGGYHAWAAAGLPTSS; translated from the coding sequence ATGCTGGCCAGGGCCCGCGCCCGGCTGCGCCGGGTCGGTCCCGTCGAGGCGGCGCAGGAGATCGCCGACGGCGCGCTGCTGGTCGACATCCGGCCGGCCGCGCAGCGGGCCGCGGAGGGCGAGATCCCCGACGCCCTCGTCATCGAGCGCAACGTGCTCGAATGGCGGCTCGACCCGACCAGTGACGCCCGGCTCCCCGTCGCGACCGGTGACGACCTGCGGGTGCTCGTCATCTGCTCCGAGGGCTACACCTCCAGCCTCGCGGCCGCCGCACTGCAGGAGCTGGGGCTGCACCGCGCCACCGACGTCGTCGGCGGCTACCACGCCTGGGCCGCCGCGGGCCTGCCGACGAGTTCCTGA
- a CDS encoding CaiB/BaiF CoA-transferase family protein gives MTARPDDTAPLAPPALPLAGLRVAEWSRSLAGGYAGRMLCDAGARVVRVGDRASSPAPGSALAAYLHGGKVAEPGDLADVAALGADIVLLELPDAPDEAFLAGFGAAAVVVITPWGLSGPWAGAGRPSSELTIQAESGSLSLRGLPNRPPLMTGSSEGLWVTGAMAAAGAVAALQGGRAHRLVDAPLLDVTAYATNLFLDVGASVTGEAPEPPRARNRLNPSVEPAADGYVGFNLASAQNHEDFLVLIERPDWLADPQMTSHQGRYERYDEFTAAVRAWTRRHTVAEIVERASAFRIPCAPVHDGRTVLDDPHTVARGFYQPNPSHPGFLEPAPAFLFDGSRPRRGAEPPPGAVPPSDSVPPPDSVPPPDVAPSSDDGPARAGGPEPADDTLPFAGLRVLDLGTWWVGGYVGTALGALGADVVKVESTRRVDGSRFLGGLPTTHDHWWECGAFYLGANSDKRSVTLDFSTPDGRALLERLIAGADVLIENYAPRVLESAGLDWDAVHRINPRLVLHRMPAFGLSGPRRDMVGYAQTVEQFSGLCWRTGYSDADPHNPSGPADPMAAANSLFALASALLTARRTGRGTLVESPLAEAALVMAGEQVITWTATGVLLERRGNRDPVAAPQGVFPTAEPERWVALTAADDAQWRALAELVGRADWAGDARLATAAGRRDRADELEAGLAAWTAGQGRAALVDRLLAAGIPAGEVRDGRFVHDHPHLAARGLYRPVDLPWAGTIPLPNLPVRAVSGGWDHRRRPPTLGEHNTEILGQELGLDEDRLAGLTRAAVIGTVPVGVA, from the coding sequence ATGACTGCGCGGCCCGACGACACCGCTCCGTTAGCGCCGCCGGCCCTCCCGCTGGCCGGCCTCCGCGTGGCGGAATGGTCCCGTTCCCTGGCCGGCGGCTACGCGGGCCGGATGCTGTGCGACGCCGGTGCCCGGGTCGTCCGGGTCGGCGACCGGGCGTCGTCGCCGGCGCCGGGCTCCGCGCTGGCGGCCTACCTGCACGGCGGCAAGGTCGCCGAGCCCGGCGACCTGGCCGACGTCGCCGCGCTCGGCGCCGACATCGTGCTGCTCGAACTTCCGGACGCCCCCGACGAGGCCTTCCTCGCCGGGTTCGGTGCCGCGGCCGTCGTGGTCATCACCCCCTGGGGGCTGTCCGGGCCGTGGGCCGGCGCCGGCCGGCCGAGCAGCGAGCTGACGATCCAGGCCGAGTCGGGCTCGCTGTCGCTGCGCGGCCTGCCGAACCGGCCGCCGCTGATGACCGGCAGCTCGGAAGGACTCTGGGTCACCGGCGCGATGGCCGCGGCCGGGGCGGTCGCCGCCCTGCAGGGCGGCCGGGCACACCGGCTCGTCGACGCCCCGTTGCTCGACGTCACCGCCTACGCGACGAACCTGTTCCTCGACGTCGGTGCCTCCGTCACCGGCGAAGCCCCCGAGCCGCCGCGGGCCCGCAACCGGCTCAACCCGTCGGTCGAGCCGGCCGCCGACGGCTACGTCGGGTTCAACCTCGCCTCGGCCCAGAACCACGAGGACTTCCTCGTCCTCATCGAACGCCCCGACTGGCTCGCCGACCCGCAGATGACCTCCCACCAGGGCCGCTACGAGCGGTACGACGAGTTCACCGCCGCGGTCCGCGCCTGGACCCGGCGGCACACCGTCGCCGAGATCGTCGAGCGGGCGTCCGCGTTCCGCATCCCGTGCGCGCCGGTCCACGACGGCCGGACTGTCCTCGACGACCCGCACACGGTGGCTCGCGGCTTCTACCAGCCGAACCCGAGCCACCCGGGCTTCCTCGAACCAGCCCCCGCGTTCCTGTTCGACGGCTCCCGGCCCCGGCGCGGCGCCGAGCCGCCACCCGGCGCCGTGCCGCCATCCGACTCCGTGCCGCCGCCGGACTCTGTGCCGCCGCCGGACGTCGCGCCGTCGTCCGACGACGGACCGGCCCGGGCCGGCGGGCCCGAGCCGGCCGACGACACGCTGCCGTTCGCCGGCCTGCGGGTCCTCGACCTGGGCACCTGGTGGGTCGGCGGCTACGTCGGCACCGCGCTCGGCGCGCTCGGGGCCGACGTCGTCAAGGTCGAGAGCACCCGGCGCGTGGACGGCTCCCGTTTCCTCGGCGGCCTGCCCACCACGCACGACCACTGGTGGGAGTGCGGCGCCTTCTACCTGGGCGCCAACAGCGACAAGCGTTCCGTCACCCTCGACTTCTCGACCCCCGACGGCCGGGCCCTGCTGGAGCGGCTGATCGCCGGGGCCGACGTGCTCATCGAGAACTACGCGCCCCGGGTCCTGGAGTCGGCCGGGCTGGACTGGGACGCCGTCCACCGGATCAACCCGAGGCTTGTCCTGCACCGGATGCCGGCGTTCGGCCTGAGCGGGCCGCGCCGGGACATGGTCGGCTACGCGCAGACCGTCGAGCAGTTCTCCGGGCTGTGCTGGCGCACCGGCTATTCGGACGCCGACCCGCACAACCCCAGCGGCCCGGCCGACCCGATGGCCGCGGCGAACTCGCTGTTCGCGCTGGCCTCGGCGCTGCTGACGGCCCGGCGGACCGGCCGGGGAACGCTCGTCGAGTCGCCGCTGGCCGAGGCCGCCCTGGTCATGGCCGGTGAGCAGGTCATCACCTGGACCGCGACCGGCGTCCTGCTCGAACGGCGCGGCAACCGGGACCCCGTCGCCGCCCCGCAGGGCGTGTTCCCGACGGCCGAGCCCGAACGGTGGGTCGCGCTGACGGCCGCCGACGACGCGCAGTGGCGGGCGCTCGCGGAGCTGGTGGGGCGCGCCGACTGGGCCGGCGACGCGCGGCTGGCGACGGCCGCCGGCCGCCGCGACCGGGCCGACGAGCTGGAAGCCGGACTGGCCGCGTGGACGGCGGGGCAGGGCCGCGCCGCGCTCGTCGACCGGCTGCTCGCCGCGGGCATCCCGGCGGGCGAGGTCCGCGACGGCCGCTTCGTCCATGACCATCCGCACCTGGCGGCGCGTGGCCTCTACCGGCCGGTCGACCTGCCCTGGGCCGGGACGATCCCGCTGCCGAACCTCCCGGTCCGGGCGGTCTCCGGCGGCTGGGACCACCGTCGCCGCCCGCCGACCCTCGGCGAGCACAACACCGAGATCCTCGGCCAGGAGCTCGGCCTCGACGAGGACCGCCTCGCCGGGCTCACCAGGGCGGCGGTCATCGGTACCGTCCCCGTGGGCGTCGCGTGA
- a CDS encoding NUDIX hydrolase has product MTERPAISRVSSPATVVPAASAALLRDRPSGLEVLLLRRSATASFAPGAWVFPGGRVDPADLGDPADLGDPADLGDPDDLGDPADLGDPDDSGQSADPGLDTSVELAAARRAAVRETAEEAGLTIDGAELTPVACWCPPAAAARRFLTWILLGRAPDQDVVVDGGEITEHRWLRPADALAARDRGEVDLLPPTWVTLWTLAARSGVADALAAARAAPPELFETQIDRAPGGLVAIWHGDAQYGDPAADAREDARHRLWMLDDGWRYERSS; this is encoded by the coding sequence GTGACCGAGCGTCCCGCGATCAGTCGAGTGAGCTCGCCCGCGACGGTCGTGCCCGCCGCCAGCGCGGCCCTGCTGCGTGACCGGCCGTCCGGGCTGGAGGTGCTGCTGCTGCGGCGCAGCGCCACGGCCTCGTTCGCGCCCGGTGCCTGGGTGTTCCCCGGCGGCCGGGTCGACCCTGCCGACCTGGGCGACCCTGCCGACCTGGGTGACCCTGCCGACCTGGGTGACCCTGACGACCTGGGCGACCCTGCCGACCTGGGTGACCCTGACGACTCCGGCCAGTCCGCCGATCCCGGTCTCGACACGTCGGTGGAGCTGGCCGCCGCCCGCCGCGCCGCCGTCCGGGAGACCGCGGAGGAGGCGGGCCTGACGATCGACGGCGCCGAGCTGACCCCGGTGGCGTGCTGGTGCCCGCCGGCCGCGGCGGCGCGCCGCTTCCTGACCTGGATCCTGCTCGGCCGGGCGCCCGACCAGGACGTCGTCGTGGACGGCGGCGAGATCACCGAGCACCGCTGGCTCCGCCCGGCCGACGCGCTGGCGGCCCGGGACCGGGGCGAGGTCGACCTGCTCCCGCCGACCTGGGTGACGTTGTGGACGCTCGCCGCGCGGTCCGGCGTCGCCGACGCCCTCGCCGCCGCGCGGGCCGCGCCACCCGAGCTGTTCGAGACCCAGATCGACCGGGCGCCGGGCGGCCTGGTCGCCATCTGGCACGGCGACGCGCAGTACGGCGACCCGGCGGCGGACGCCCGTGAGGACGCCCGCCACCGGCTCTGGATGCTGGACGACGGCTGGCGGTACGAGCGCTCCAGCTAG
- a CDS encoding SRPBCC family protein — MTTDIPTADATATSVSHSVDVAAPVEHVFDVFTTRMNSWWDPTHHLLADTTEMVVEPFVGGTITDVAADGARCSWGRVLAFEPPAGSGAGLFAFSWDISLRWEIETDPARCSEVHVRFSPTSPTTTRVVLEHRHLDRHGEGWESMRAAVGGPNGWTLGLSRFAEVGAASPEGSRG, encoded by the coding sequence ATGACCACTGACATCCCGACCGCCGACGCCACCGCCACGTCGGTCAGCCACAGCGTCGACGTCGCCGCGCCGGTGGAGCACGTCTTCGACGTGTTCACCACGCGGATGAACAGCTGGTGGGACCCGACCCACCACCTGCTGGCCGATACGACCGAAATGGTCGTCGAGCCGTTCGTCGGCGGCACGATCACCGACGTGGCGGCCGACGGGGCCCGCTGCTCCTGGGGCCGGGTGCTCGCGTTCGAGCCACCGGCCGGGTCGGGCGCGGGTCTCTTCGCGTTCAGCTGGGACATCAGCCTGCGCTGGGAGATCGAGACCGACCCGGCCCGCTGCAGCGAGGTCCACGTCCGTTTCTCCCCGACGTCGCCGACCACCACCCGGGTCGTCCTGGAACACCGCCACCTCGACCGTCACGGCGAGGGCTGGGAGTCGATGCGCGCGGCGGTGGGCGGCCCGAACGGCTGGACCCTCGGCCTGTCGCGCTTCGCCGAGGTCGGCGCGGCGAGTCCCGAGGGGTCCCGCGGCTAG